The proteins below are encoded in one region of Bifidobacterium catenulatum DSM 16992 = JCM 1194 = LMG 11043:
- a CDS encoding aldo/keto reductase — protein MALFRNLGPFHTTAIGHGEMPLTIENNRGHDVGIETLHASLDAGCRHIDTAWAYYTPGEEEQTGEKLVREALDSWKGPREEVTVATKVGLRRAWEGDKPVWPRDGKPEHLIEYGKQSAMALGVDSIDLLYLHRHDPEVPYNESCEGIKALLDQGVAQWAGVSNVSIEQLKIAQEILGDKLVAVQNQYSPIHLDTQDTLDYCAEQGLAFVCWSPLGGYRHPYDEHLFDPFREVAETRGVSYQRVVLAWELAKGDHMFVIPGAHRPETILDSLKADELELTEEELAKLG, from the coding sequence ATGGCTTTGTTCCGTAATCTTGGACCGTTCCACACCACGGCTATAGGTCATGGCGAAATGCCGTTGACCATTGAAAACAATCGTGGTCACGATGTCGGTATCGAAACATTGCACGCCTCGTTGGATGCCGGATGCCGTCACATCGACACCGCTTGGGCGTACTACACGCCGGGCGAAGAGGAACAGACCGGCGAAAAGCTGGTGCGTGAGGCGCTTGACTCGTGGAAGGGTCCGCGTGAGGAAGTCACCGTGGCCACCAAGGTGGGTTTGCGTCGCGCTTGGGAGGGTGACAAGCCGGTTTGGCCGCGTGACGGCAAGCCGGAGCATCTGATCGAATACGGCAAGCAGTCCGCGATGGCGCTTGGCGTTGACAGCATCGATCTGCTTTACCTGCACCGTCATGATCCGGAAGTACCGTACAACGAGTCCTGCGAAGGCATCAAGGCGTTGCTCGATCAGGGCGTGGCCCAGTGGGCGGGTGTTTCCAATGTGAGCATCGAACAGTTGAAGATCGCACAGGAGATTCTCGGCGACAAGCTTGTGGCCGTGCAGAACCAGTATTCTCCGATTCATCTGGACACTCAAGACACGCTTGACTATTGCGCCGAGCAGGGTCTGGCATTCGTGTGCTGGAGTCCGTTGGGCGGTTACCGTCACCCGTATGACGAGCACCTGTTCGATCCGTTCCGTGAGGTGGCCGAAACCCGTGGCGTGAGCTATCAGCGTGTGGTGCTCGCATGGGAGCTGGCCAAGGGCGACCACATGTTCGTGATTCCTGGCGCTCACCGGCCGGAAACCATTCTCGATTCCCTCAAGGCCGACGAGCTCGAACTCACCGAAGAGGAGCTCGCCAAGCTCGGCTGA
- a CDS encoding coiled-coil domain-containing protein, producing the protein MVEQFPIVLRGYDKERVDEAFASAQETVDRLREQVKADDQTILELQAQLQEEKNKKANPNSFASLGANAQQMLASAEQTSAELLDRAKKDASAARATVQLQAETLLNNAKLDAKRILDEANAKAEAVLSKANNDAGTLKSNAQREADQLRGEAQKAVVAQRQTVDLELTNSREEHDKRLASERATQERELSDMRAAATEQIAAQRKNANDEINRMKSETNDQIESALAEANKKLADVREQVSKMMTDAQRRASEITDTAKAKAQEITDEAEVHRTKTISQVNAEVEQIRADISAQQDEATKKVNELLADLNERRETAKKQSEELISEAQHTRDEAEAYASDKREAADKQAASILKQATEEADEQINERREAAKNELEGVQQRIADLQTREAQITQRVSELRAMFANAFSGFGANGLSVVNSIDGEQHESAAEAETPAESHDESGETVAGEPEVTFDEDVVSDEQQNNDDFEEPSEDEQSDQGEEAQEEQNND; encoded by the coding sequence ATGGTTGAGCAGTTCCCAATCGTGTTGAGGGGGTACGACAAGGAAAGGGTCGATGAAGCGTTCGCTTCGGCTCAGGAGACGGTGGACCGTCTGCGTGAGCAGGTCAAGGCCGACGATCAGACCATCCTTGAACTGCAGGCACAGCTGCAGGAAGAGAAAAACAAGAAGGCCAACCCGAATTCGTTCGCATCTCTGGGCGCCAACGCGCAGCAGATGCTCGCCAGTGCGGAACAGACCAGCGCCGAGCTGCTTGACCGTGCCAAGAAAGACGCTTCCGCGGCACGCGCCACGGTGCAGCTTCAGGCCGAAACCCTGCTGAACAACGCCAAGCTCGACGCCAAGCGTATTCTCGACGAGGCTAACGCCAAGGCTGAAGCGGTGCTGTCGAAGGCCAATAATGATGCCGGCACGCTGAAGTCCAACGCCCAGCGCGAAGCTGACCAGCTGCGTGGCGAAGCGCAGAAGGCCGTGGTGGCGCAGCGCCAGACCGTTGATCTGGAATTGACCAACTCCCGTGAGGAGCACGACAAGCGTCTCGCATCGGAGCGCGCCACGCAGGAGCGTGAGCTCTCCGATATGCGTGCCGCAGCCACCGAACAGATCGCGGCGCAGCGCAAGAACGCCAATGACGAGATTAACCGCATGAAAAGCGAGACCAACGACCAGATCGAATCCGCGTTGGCCGAAGCCAACAAGAAGCTGGCCGACGTGCGTGAGCAGGTGTCCAAGATGATGACGGATGCGCAGCGCCGTGCCTCGGAAATCACGGATACCGCCAAAGCCAAGGCACAGGAGATCACCGACGAGGCCGAAGTGCATCGCACCAAGACCATCAGCCAGGTCAATGCCGAGGTGGAGCAGATCCGCGCCGACATTTCCGCCCAACAGGATGAGGCTACGAAGAAGGTCAACGAGCTGCTCGCCGACCTGAACGAACGCCGTGAAACCGCCAAGAAGCAGTCCGAAGAGCTGATTTCCGAAGCGCAGCATACGCGCGATGAGGCCGAGGCATACGCTTCCGACAAGCGTGAGGCAGCCGACAAGCAGGCTGCCAGCATTCTCAAGCAGGCCACCGAAGAGGCCGACGAGCAGATCAACGAGCGTCGTGAGGCAGCCAAGAACGAGCTTGAAGGTGTGCAGCAGCGCATCGCCGACCTGCAGACCCGTGAGGCGCAGATCACGCAGCGTGTCAGTGAACTGCGTGCCATGTTTGCCAACGCGTTCTCCGGTTTCGGCGCGAACGGCCTGTCCGTGGTCAATTCCATCGACGGCGAACAGCATGAGTCTGCAGCTGAAGCTGAAACTCCGGCGGAATCGCACGACGAGAGTGGCGAAACTGTTGCTGGTGAACCGGAAGTGACCTTCGATGAGGATGTTGTCTCCGACGAACAGCAGAATAATGACGACTTTGAAGAACCGTCCGAAGATGAGCAGTCTGACCAGGGCGAGGAAGCACAGGAGGAACAGAACAATGACTGA
- a CDS encoding DUF2207 domain-containing protein, which translates to MTAKQHASRAVRSFGIAIVVTVGIVAALLLFMVLDDGGADLSYKTLDYDVQVQSNGDLKVTQHIDMKLADRSDDDGDHPWKQLYQQYMLKGSDLTNITDISVRNVTTGETYQQGDIAIPSSYSTDEWNREHAKQWYIADVSQGDSNPQPFDPAKDGLVSGNTDDRSKKIEIGWNIPSITSASSLKFDVTMTMQGVTTAYQDMATFQWEPLGVSNQIPIGKVTGTVTFPKGIDADNSWAWLHTECTSETERDKNGSLKFTVYDVRAGDYVDVVAMFDVGATGGVERTRDTTIKNGIMKSEAKQEQQWRDQQRKQARIRLITWIAIAVVGLVLCVIAIIFALRSFNRSQYHGGVEYWRDEPEMSPASAAELLHMVDNKHSSTLTSRKMSASVLSLASRGAIAIYPGVAAMYRGIDMSQANNADIARMIANDPARIRDVGKTSTVVILPVVFNNVQSLQLRPSEQAALDLLVTASERIGSPVFDLDQMNENFSGWKNGYKLQEKFTNTCDNEFAMLGATSIYGGGAFAASICAVMLAFLSMLYFGAIGNLALLAVISAPMMFASVFALSYLKLKGLTDNGQYLAGQVLGLKHYMEDFSEFKDRGVTDMTLWGRYMVYATAFGISEKAMKQLLKAYPQLADPHWLDNNASDSLLYWSYRSWYFDHRYTGPASFDTNSMDFSQFSANFGDIGAQLESGFADIQSTISAASTSGSFSGSGGSFSGGGFGGSSGGSGGGSFGGR; encoded by the coding sequence ATGACGGCCAAACAGCATGCGTCACGAGCGGTGCGCAGCTTCGGTATTGCAATCGTTGTTACCGTTGGTATCGTAGCGGCCTTGCTGCTGTTCATGGTATTGGATGACGGTGGGGCCGATCTGAGCTACAAAACGCTCGACTACGATGTGCAGGTGCAAAGCAATGGCGATTTGAAGGTCACCCAGCATATCGACATGAAACTCGCCGACCGCAGCGATGACGACGGAGATCATCCATGGAAGCAGTTGTACCAACAGTACATGCTGAAGGGAAGCGATCTGACCAATATCACCGATATCAGCGTGCGCAATGTAACAACGGGGGAAACCTACCAGCAGGGCGATATCGCAATCCCAAGCAGCTACAGCACCGACGAATGGAATCGAGAACATGCGAAGCAGTGGTATATCGCCGATGTCTCGCAAGGTGACAGCAATCCGCAGCCGTTCGATCCCGCAAAAGACGGTCTTGTTTCCGGCAATACCGACGATCGTTCCAAGAAGATCGAAATCGGGTGGAACATTCCCTCCATCACATCGGCAAGCAGCTTGAAATTCGACGTGACCATGACTATGCAGGGCGTGACCACCGCCTATCAAGACATGGCCACGTTCCAGTGGGAGCCGCTCGGCGTGAGCAATCAGATTCCCATCGGCAAAGTCACCGGCACCGTCACCTTCCCCAAAGGCATTGACGCCGATAATTCGTGGGCTTGGCTGCATACGGAATGCACGTCGGAAACGGAGCGAGACAAGAACGGCTCGCTGAAATTCACCGTATATGACGTGCGTGCCGGCGACTATGTCGACGTGGTCGCCATGTTCGACGTTGGCGCGACCGGCGGCGTGGAACGCACCAGAGATACCACCATCAAAAACGGCATTATGAAAAGCGAAGCCAAGCAGGAACAGCAGTGGCGCGACCAACAGCGCAAACAAGCGCGCATCCGCCTGATCACGTGGATCGCCATTGCAGTGGTCGGGCTGGTCTTGTGTGTGATCGCCATCATCTTCGCGTTGCGCAGCTTCAACCGTTCGCAATATCATGGCGGCGTTGAGTATTGGCGTGACGAGCCGGAAATGAGTCCTGCTAGCGCTGCAGAGCTGCTGCATATGGTCGACAACAAGCATTCGAGCACGCTGACGAGCCGTAAAATGTCGGCTTCCGTGCTTTCGCTTGCCTCGCGTGGCGCGATCGCCATCTACCCGGGAGTGGCTGCCATGTATCGGGGCATTGATATGAGCCAGGCGAATAATGCTGACATCGCACGGATGATCGCCAACGATCCCGCTCGAATCCGCGATGTGGGCAAAACCAGTACGGTGGTGATACTTCCCGTGGTGTTTAACAACGTGCAATCGTTGCAGTTGCGCCCGAGCGAGCAGGCCGCGCTCGACTTGCTGGTGACGGCGTCCGAACGCATCGGCTCTCCGGTGTTCGATCTGGATCAGATGAACGAGAATTTCTCTGGTTGGAAGAACGGCTACAAGCTTCAGGAGAAGTTCACGAATACGTGCGACAACGAATTCGCCATGCTGGGCGCCACGTCGATATACGGTGGGGGAGCGTTTGCCGCGAGTATTTGCGCTGTGATGCTGGCATTCCTGTCCATGCTGTATTTCGGAGCCATCGGCAATCTTGCGTTGCTCGCGGTGATTTCCGCGCCGATGATGTTCGCTTCTGTGTTCGCGTTGAGCTACCTCAAACTGAAGGGGCTTACCGACAATGGGCAGTATCTTGCTGGCCAGGTGCTCGGATTGAAGCATTATATGGAGGATTTCAGCGAATTCAAGGATCGCGGTGTGACGGATATGACGTTGTGGGGCCGGTATATGGTGTATGCCACCGCGTTCGGCATTTCCGAAAAGGCGATGAAGCAGCTGTTGAAAGCGTATCCGCAATTGGCTGATCCGCATTGGCTTGATAATAATGCTTCCGATTCGCTGCTGTACTGGAGTTATCGTTCATGGTATTTCGACCATCGTTACACCGGTCCTGCTTCGTTTGATACGAATTCGATGGATTTCTCGCAATTCAGCGCCAATTTTGGTGATATTGGCGCGCAGTTGGAATCAGGTTTCGCTGATATTCAATCGACGATTTCAGCGGCGTCGACGTCCGGAAGTTTTAGTGGTTCCGGCGGCAGTTTCTCCGGTGGTGGTTTCGGCGGTTCGTCCGGCGGTTCCGGCGGCGGCAGCTTCGGCGGTCGCTGA
- a CDS encoding IspD/TarI family cytidylyltransferase, whose amino-acid sequence MSEREQMQEQKMPVVAVVLAAGFGTRFDENNPKQLVSVGDKPIVCWSIEAFERNDRVSDIIVVVNERVSNMVNMLIDEAGYTKVRAVIPGGSERVDSTRAALDLLKQAGIPDGAKILIHDSVRPFVEQQSIDGCIDGLDQFNAATVAYASTDTILLTEDLGERKVVRSVPDRTDAFRAQTPQAFRFGTITKAYELATADPDFHPTDDTRVVVDYLPNEPVAIVAGSETNLKITTQADMPIAENIAHSLDPEHAKQEAKARMHAVFAEAFSQMHKH is encoded by the coding sequence ATGAGTGAGAGAGAGCAGATGCAGGAACAGAAGATGCCGGTTGTGGCCGTGGTGTTGGCGGCCGGTTTCGGCACGCGATTCGATGAGAACAATCCCAAGCAGTTGGTTTCGGTGGGGGATAAGCCAATCGTCTGCTGGAGCATCGAGGCGTTCGAGCGCAACGATCGCGTGAGCGACATCATCGTCGTGGTCAACGAGCGTGTCAGCAATATGGTGAACATGCTGATCGACGAAGCCGGTTATACCAAGGTGCGTGCCGTGATTCCGGGTGGCTCCGAGCGTGTGGACAGCACCCGCGCCGCTCTCGACCTGCTCAAGCAGGCGGGCATTCCCGATGGCGCGAAAATCCTCATCCACGATTCCGTGCGACCGTTCGTTGAACAGCAATCCATCGACGGCTGCATCGACGGTCTCGACCAGTTCAACGCGGCGACCGTGGCATACGCGTCCACCGACACGATTCTGCTGACCGAAGATCTTGGAGAGCGCAAGGTGGTGCGCTCCGTGCCCGATCGTACGGACGCATTCCGCGCGCAAACCCCGCAGGCCTTCCGTTTCGGCACTATCACCAAAGCCTACGAGCTCGCCACTGCCGACCCTGACTTCCACCCGACCGACGACACCCGCGTGGTGGTGGACTATCTGCCGAACGAGCCGGTCGCCATTGTCGCCGGATCCGAAACGAATCTCAAAATCACCACACAGGCCGACATGCCGATCGCCGAGAACATCGCGCACAGCCTCGACCCGGAACATGCCAAACAAGAAGCGAAAGCGCGCATGCACGCGGTGTTCGCTGAAGCGTTCTCGCAAATGCATAAGCATTGA
- a CDS encoding polyphenol oxidase family protein codes for MTDKQYDDAILDSNAIDPTDVDGNPIPVTIPIMLAPGVKVVYTTRLGGTSEGDYAHCNLGGKTGDDPNHVLANRVALSNAIDAKLSLVSQVHSGVAVDMDESFVMNRPFGFDASGSKGETAQQVAETADNPAVVEADGQVTAQKNVALGMFAADCLPVLMADAEAGVIGAAHCGRRGLQNGVIGATVEKMVAKGAKPERIVATLGPCICGDCYEVGGDIADEFDAQFPGTFTLSRFGQPGIDIAAAALQELAKAGVPADNVVSSRARVNAATQYLSEDEELAEICQSDGEGEPQLAERFKKIRRSLCTLENPLWFSHRRATIAGKAHEGRMLALIVRE; via the coding sequence ATGACTGACAAGCAGTATGACGACGCTATTCTTGACAGCAATGCGATCGACCCGACCGATGTGGACGGCAATCCGATTCCGGTGACCATTCCGATCATGCTTGCGCCGGGCGTCAAAGTCGTATACACCACGCGACTTGGCGGCACCAGCGAAGGAGACTATGCGCACTGCAATCTCGGGGGTAAAACCGGCGATGATCCGAACCATGTGCTCGCCAATCGTGTGGCGCTCTCCAACGCCATCGATGCGAAACTGAGCTTGGTCAGCCAGGTGCATTCCGGCGTTGCCGTCGATATGGACGAATCGTTCGTAATGAACCGTCCGTTCGGTTTCGACGCGTCCGGCAGCAAAGGCGAAACCGCTCAGCAGGTGGCCGAAACCGCGGATAATCCGGCAGTGGTCGAAGCCGACGGCCAGGTGACCGCGCAGAAGAACGTGGCGCTCGGCATGTTCGCGGCCGACTGCCTGCCGGTGCTCATGGCCGATGCGGAAGCCGGTGTGATCGGTGCCGCGCATTGCGGTCGCCGTGGCCTGCAGAACGGTGTGATCGGTGCCACCGTTGAAAAGATGGTGGCCAAGGGAGCCAAGCCGGAACGTATTGTCGCCACGCTCGGCCCGTGCATCTGCGGCGACTGCTACGAGGTTGGCGGAGACATCGCCGACGAATTCGACGCGCAGTTCCCTGGAACCTTCACACTGAGCCGTTTCGGCCAGCCGGGCATCGATATCGCGGCCGCTGCGCTACAGGAGCTTGCTAAAGCCGGTGTTCCGGCTGATAACGTCGTTTCCTCTCGCGCCCGCGTCAACGCAGCCACCCAGTATCTTTCCGAAGACGAGGAATTGGCGGAAATCTGCCAGTCCGATGGCGAAGGAGAACCGCAGCTCGCGGAACGTTTCAAGAAAATCCGCCGTAGCCTGTGCACGCTGGAAAATCCGCTCTGGTTCTCGCATCGCCGTGCCACCATCGCAGGCAAAGCGCACGAAGGCCGTATGCTTGCGCTGATCGTACGCGAATAG
- a CDS encoding pyroglutamyl-peptidase I, with protein MQQINIVISGFTPYDGIDVNPAVLVPVALAEYWNDPSQSVVLSDDLLQDISISVTTVTLPVSFANAWPMLLNAIEQANPDIVIATGLKRSARGVLLERCATNLMDAAKPDADNVIPPRRPINPEGPAAYWTRLPLRSILRDFAKHEIPAALSSDAGTFVCNSLFYHLLDWSAAQEKRILSGFVSLPIVNEQPHPQHGLSIAQQIAAGNDVIRESVRYYLQPSSSEILLG; from the coding sequence ATGCAGCAGATCAACATCGTCATCTCAGGTTTCACCCCGTACGACGGCATCGACGTGAATCCGGCCGTACTTGTTCCCGTGGCGCTCGCCGAATATTGGAATGATCCATCTCAATCCGTGGTGCTGTCCGACGATCTTCTGCAGGATATTTCCATTAGCGTGACGACGGTGACGCTTCCGGTCAGTTTCGCCAATGCCTGGCCCATGTTGCTGAACGCCATCGAACAGGCGAATCCCGATATTGTCATCGCCACCGGTTTGAAGCGGTCCGCCCGCGGCGTGCTGCTGGAGCGATGCGCCACGAATCTGATGGATGCGGCCAAGCCTGACGCCGACAATGTGATTCCGCCGCGCCGTCCGATCAATCCAGAAGGTCCGGCAGCATATTGGACACGCTTGCCGTTGCGTTCGATTCTGCGCGATTTCGCCAAACATGAGATTCCCGCCGCGTTGAGTTCGGATGCGGGCACGTTCGTCTGCAATTCGCTGTTCTACCATCTGCTCGACTGGTCTGCCGCGCAGGAAAAGCGCATTCTGTCGGGTTTCGTAAGCCTGCCGATCGTCAACGAGCAGCCACATCCGCAACATGGACTGTCGATCGCGCAGCAAATCGCCGCAGGTAACGATGTGATTCGCGAATCGGTGCGTTATTATCTGCAGCCATCCTCAAGTGAGATTCTGCTCGGCTGA
- a CDS encoding C1 family peptidase gives MTDITPLSADALATLVEDFEASDHNRMAMNAVTAAGVNKVARNYDRARLMQRRFSTIVDNGTATHQDRSGRCWLFSSLNVARFVAKKNMGLKEFEFSQNYAMYYDKLERVNYFLQDVAELVKAGEPSDSRLIQHLLADVMGDGGQWTMAMNVYKKYGAVPKDLFPETESSKNTGEMNVQLRRLLHTAVAHMYADPASIESVIAEATAAGHRILTIHLGEPPKSFDWEWTDKDGEFHRDGEITPVEFWQKYVGSADLESYVCLVDDPRQEHAKGKKIGIEHLGNVAGGDPTEYLNVPNQFMKDCVRQILEEQGIPVWFGADCHPMMDRENGAWATDLFEYGKVYGVDFDLNKEDRVRFADSAMNHAMAFVGVDVAEDGTTTRRWRVENSWGDKIADKGYFTMSDDWFTEYVYEVAVPKALLPAEYQAALDEPATMLPAWDPMGALAD, from the coding sequence ATGACTGATATCACGCCGTTGAGCGCTGATGCATTGGCAACGCTGGTTGAGGATTTTGAAGCCAGCGACCACAACCGTATGGCCATGAACGCGGTCACCGCGGCGGGCGTTAACAAGGTGGCGCGCAACTATGACCGTGCCCGCTTGATGCAGCGCAGGTTTTCCACCATTGTCGACAATGGCACCGCCACCCATCAGGATCGTTCCGGCCGTTGCTGGCTGTTCAGCTCACTGAACGTGGCCCGTTTCGTGGCCAAGAAGAACATGGGGCTGAAGGAATTCGAGTTCTCCCAGAACTATGCCATGTACTACGACAAGCTCGAGCGCGTCAACTACTTCCTGCAGGACGTGGCCGAACTGGTGAAGGCCGGCGAGCCGTCCGACTCCCGCCTGATCCAGCATCTGCTCGCCGACGTGATGGGCGACGGCGGTCAGTGGACCATGGCCATGAACGTGTACAAGAAGTACGGTGCCGTTCCGAAGGATCTGTTCCCGGAAACTGAATCCTCCAAGAACACCGGCGAAATGAACGTGCAATTGCGTCGCCTGCTGCATACAGCCGTCGCGCACATGTATGCTGATCCGGCTTCGATCGAATCGGTGATCGCCGAAGCAACCGCCGCCGGCCACCGTATTCTGACGATTCACTTGGGCGAGCCGCCGAAGAGCTTCGACTGGGAGTGGACCGACAAAGACGGCGAGTTCCACCGCGATGGTGAGATCACGCCTGTGGAATTCTGGCAGAAGTACGTCGGTTCCGCCGATTTGGAAAGCTACGTGTGCCTGGTCGACGATCCTCGTCAGGAGCATGCGAAGGGCAAGAAGATCGGTATCGAGCACTTGGGTAATGTGGCCGGGGGAGACCCGACCGAATATCTGAACGTGCCGAACCAGTTCATGAAGGATTGCGTGCGTCAGATTCTCGAAGAGCAGGGCATTCCAGTATGGTTCGGTGCCGACTGCCACCCGATGATGGACCGTGAAAACGGCGCTTGGGCCACTGATCTGTTCGAATACGGCAAGGTGTATGGCGTCGACTTCGATCTGAACAAGGAAGATCGCGTGCGTTTCGCCGATTCCGCGATGAACCACGCTATGGCGTTCGTTGGCGTGGACGTTGCCGAAGACGGCACGACCACCCGTCGTTGGCGTGTGGAGAACTCTTGGGGCGACAAGATCGCTGACAAGGGCTACTTCACCATGAGCGATGATTGGTTCACCGAATACGTGTACGAGGTCGCCGTTCCGAAGGCGTTGCTCCCTGCCGAATATCAGGCCGCTCTTGACGAACCTGCCACCATGCTCCCCGCATGGGATCCGATGGGCGCTCTGGCTGACTGA
- a CDS encoding peptidase U32 family protein translates to MQRRNKPEVLAPAGNLRGLKTAVDYGADAVYCGGKAFGMRSAPKNLSLEDFEEGSRYAHERGARVYVTCNVLPRNNEVEAMREYIGQLKDTGVDALIVSDIGVMLMAREVAPNLELHVSTQAGVTNYQAANAFYQLGARRVVLAREMDLQAVRDIRARIPDDLDIECFVHGAMCMAFSGRCLFSNYLTGRDGNHGECAQPCRWKYSIVEEKRPGQYFPIEQTKEGAYLFNSQDMNMLAHIDDLLDSGATSLKIEGRSKSAYYIAAMTNAYKTAVDAYMVQRGFEDEDGTVLKPFHDRVIRPSDPDYGKPETTDAIMEHADGAFAGKPDIAAVPVASAGEPDDLSYHARSTRRKSNTAAEILPEGWYHAGVRPAEHVSLPDWLLDEPDKVAHRDYSTGFYYPEHKVQQSTDRSAYFRAWLVVGEVLSWSPEDGGRVTIMSRNKIEAGQEVEFVLPGAAPLAYTVPAGGFRDADGHWVEAINNPAHVFSMPCPQEVPVNAAIRSRTKKPTLKAE, encoded by the coding sequence GTGCAAAGAAGAAATAAGCCTGAAGTATTGGCTCCCGCGGGCAATCTGCGAGGACTAAAAACCGCCGTCGATTACGGTGCGGACGCCGTCTACTGCGGAGGCAAGGCGTTCGGCATGCGTTCGGCGCCGAAAAACCTGAGCTTGGAGGATTTCGAAGAAGGCTCCCGTTATGCGCATGAGCGTGGCGCCCGCGTGTATGTGACCTGCAATGTGTTGCCGCGCAACAACGAAGTCGAAGCGATGCGCGAATACATCGGCCAGCTCAAAGACACCGGCGTGGACGCACTGATCGTTTCCGACATTGGCGTGATGCTCATGGCCCGCGAAGTGGCGCCGAATCTGGAACTGCATGTGAGCACGCAGGCGGGAGTTACCAACTATCAGGCAGCGAACGCCTTCTACCAGTTGGGTGCACGCCGTGTGGTGCTCGCCCGCGAAATGGATCTGCAGGCCGTGCGAGACATTCGCGCACGCATCCCCGACGATCTTGACATCGAATGCTTCGTGCATGGCGCGATGTGCATGGCGTTCTCCGGTCGTTGTCTGTTTTCCAATTATCTGACCGGACGTGACGGCAATCATGGCGAATGCGCTCAACCGTGCCGCTGGAAGTATTCCATAGTCGAAGAAAAGCGCCCCGGCCAGTATTTTCCGATAGAACAGACTAAGGAAGGCGCATATCTGTTCAATTCGCAGGATATGAACATGCTTGCGCATATCGACGATCTGCTTGATTCGGGCGCTACCAGTCTGAAAATCGAAGGTCGTTCCAAGAGCGCCTACTATATTGCGGCGATGACGAACGCTTACAAGACCGCTGTTGACGCATACATGGTGCAACGCGGTTTTGAAGACGAGGATGGCACTGTGCTGAAGCCGTTCCACGATCGTGTGATTCGTCCGTCCGATCCGGATTACGGCAAGCCGGAAACCACCGATGCGATTATGGAGCATGCGGATGGAGCGTTCGCAGGAAAGCCGGATATTGCAGCCGTTCCCGTCGCTTCTGCCGGCGAACCGGATGATCTGAGCTACCATGCCCGCAGTACAAGGCGTAAGTCGAACACGGCTGCCGAAATCCTGCCGGAAGGCTGGTATCACGCCGGAGTGCGCCCCGCGGAGCATGTGTCTCTGCCTGACTGGCTGCTGGATGAGCCAGACAAAGTGGCGCACCGCGACTATTCCACCGGCTTCTACTATCCGGAGCACAAAGTGCAGCAAAGCACCGATCGTTCCGCGTATTTCCGCGCATGGCTGGTGGTCGGCGAAGTGCTTTCGTGGAGTCCTGAAGACGGTGGTCGCGTGACCATTATGAGCCGCAACAAGATTGAAGCCGGTCAAGAGGTTGAATTCGTGCTTCCGGGCGCGGCTCCGCTCGCCTATACCGTTCCGGCTGGCGGATTCCGTGACGCCGATGGGCATTGGGTCGAAGCCATCAACAATCCGGCGCATGTGTTCTCCATGCCATGCCCGCAGGAAGTGCCGGTGAACGCGGCCATCCGATCGCGCACCAAGAAACCGACGCTCAAAGCGGAATAA